A window of the Candidatus Hydrogenedentota bacterium genome harbors these coding sequences:
- a CDS encoding ABC transporter permease — protein sequence MVVMGFRHYKNLVLHKAWADFRAEAERTYLGVAWWVLDPLINLAVYYLVFGVIFSQGGPDFVPFLLVGLVTWRFFEATVVRASSSILGNVAMIRQMAFPKVIFPFISVATCLMEYAFSLVLLFIVLLLYGHTPSLSWVVFPVLLVVQVGLVLAFALPLAALVPFVPDMYKLVTQVLRIMFYMSGVFFDIERLSPKLQLVLGFNPMVHVIGAVRAVLMRGEWPSWPVMAAVCGVSALAALLGALVIRRLDPLFAKRIAR from the coding sequence ATGGTTGTGATGGGCTTCCGCCACTACAAGAATCTGGTGCTGCACAAGGCCTGGGCCGATTTCCGGGCCGAGGCGGAGCGCACCTATCTGGGGGTGGCGTGGTGGGTGCTGGACCCGCTGATCAACCTTGCCGTGTACTACCTGGTGTTTGGGGTGATCTTCAGCCAGGGCGGCCCGGATTTCGTGCCGTTTTTGCTGGTGGGGCTGGTGACGTGGCGCTTTTTCGAGGCCACGGTGGTGCGCGCCTCCAGCTCCATCCTGGGGAATGTCGCCATGATCCGGCAGATGGCCTTCCCCAAGGTCATTTTCCCGTTCATCTCCGTGGCAACCTGCCTAATGGAGTACGCCTTTTCCCTGGTGCTGCTTTTCATCGTCCTGCTTCTGTACGGCCACACCCCCTCCCTTTCCTGGGTGGTGTTCCCGGTGCTGCTTGTGGTCCAGGTGGGGCTGGTGCTGGCCTTCGCGCTGCCCCTGGCGGCGCTGGTGCCCTTTGTGCCGGACATGTACAAGCTGGTCACGCAGGTGCTGCGGATCATGTTCTACATGTCCGGGGTGTTCTTCGACATCGAGCGGCTCAGCCCGAAACTTCAGCTTGTCCTGGGGTTCAACCCCATGGTGCATGTGATCGGGGCGGTGCGGGCGGTGCTGATGCGCGGGGAGTGGCCGTCGTGGCCCGTGATGGCGGCGGTGTGCGGGGTGTCGGCGCTCGCGGCGCTCCTCGGCGCGCTGGTGATCCGCCGTCTGGACCCGCTCTTCGCCAAGAGGATCGCCCGATGA
- a CDS encoding ABC transporter ATP-binding protein — MSASREPVIRLRNVGVSYWLRQSLFRRRKFWALRDVSFDLYEGDSLGVIGKNGVGKSTLLRLLAGVMSPDCGTLENRGVSTSLLSLNLGFLPYLSGRENAILGGMFQGMSREEIESKMDEIIRFAELDEFIDQPVSSYSSGMKARLGFAVAFQVQPDVVLIDEVIGVGDADFQQKSVAVMKERMRAHDTTIVFVSHSAPLIRELCNRAVWIEDRVVQTEGDAETVLAAYDRFLKTGERPAAPPAEGV, encoded by the coding sequence ATGAGCGCCTCCAGAGAACCCGTGATCCGCCTGCGGAACGTGGGCGTGTCCTACTGGCTGCGGCAGAGCCTGTTCCGCCGCAGGAAGTTCTGGGCGCTTCGGGACGTGTCGTTCGACCTGTACGAGGGCGACTCGCTGGGGGTGATCGGAAAGAACGGTGTGGGGAAGAGCACGCTGCTGCGGCTGCTGGCGGGGGTGATGAGCCCCGACTGCGGCACCCTGGAGAACCGGGGGGTGAGCACCTCCCTCCTTTCGCTGAACCTGGGGTTTCTCCCCTACCTCTCGGGGCGCGAGAACGCCATTCTGGGCGGCATGTTCCAGGGGATGAGCCGGGAGGAGATCGAGTCGAAGATGGACGAGATCATCCGGTTCGCCGAGCTGGACGAGTTCATAGACCAGCCGGTGTCCTCGTACTCCTCGGGGATGAAGGCGCGGCTGGGCTTCGCGGTGGCTTTCCAGGTGCAGCCGGACGTGGTGCTGATTGACGAGGTGATCGGCGTGGGGGACGCGGATTTCCAGCAGAAGTCCGTGGCGGTGATGAAAGAGCGCATGCGCGCGCACGACACGACGATCGTGTTTGTCTCGCACAGCGCGCCGCTGATCCGCGAGCTGTGCAACCGCGCGGTGTGGATCGAGGACCGCGTGGTGCAGACGGAGGGCGACGCGGAGACCGTGCTGGCGGCCTACGACCGGTTCCTGAAGACGGGGGAACGGCCCGCGGCCCCGCCGGCCGAAGGCGTCTGA
- a CDS encoding CehA/McbA family metallohydrolase encodes MKRCLAGFCAVLLFAGCAGNGGESAPETAVTPPPEKAAPADAAPDTRPRGTLAVRLTNVVNAALDGRVDLLSLDGGAKTVLEVSGGAASGTAPVGDSRAYVHVFQEGVPVLVEVTDVKIAEAREASLEVNLLEGASGAVPLRAFDTDGDLAIDRVELACGTDPYNAASIPGRRELKWDLAPRRTGAQWYRGELHAYSAHGMGKESVAQVIARAEREGCDFLAIADRNTLAAAEDPAFRSDKMTLIPAMEWGRDDTGVALVYGPLTVPDLPSNSAAAQAECIRVQAQGGIWSVAHPCFPTKSWQWGLSYVNAVEAWFRDWRGTPPMAPSELREDIKVRKDGKLVHSIAAAASAVGLGDMSANAQNALFWDYELTRGLMGCVIGGSGSGSKSVPLARPVTYIHARELSLPGLLEGLRLGRTYVSCDMNGPQLGFSADVLGDGKVDVGIGGVVPLNVDIVFDAAVINGLGKKLQVLENGRPIRTVPINDDNIAIRFRRHPTTYCTYRLRVIGPADPKKKGFGPIEVYALSSPIYAQDITQELLWRNPDLNPEKTWVRVQSDNVQEVELNENAPVMEAPAW; translated from the coding sequence ATGAAGCGTTGCCTGGCAGGCTTTTGTGCCGTGCTGCTGTTTGCCGGATGCGCCGGAAACGGAGGGGAGAGCGCCCCGGAAACCGCCGTCACCCCCCCGCCCGAAAAGGCCGCCCCGGCGGACGCCGCGCCGGACACACGGCCCCGGGGAACCCTGGCGGTCCGGCTGACCAATGTGGTCAATGCCGCCCTGGACGGCCGGGTGGACCTGCTCAGCTTGGACGGGGGGGCGAAAACCGTGCTGGAGGTCTCCGGCGGCGCGGCCTCGGGAACGGCACCCGTCGGCGACAGCCGGGCCTATGTCCATGTGTTCCAGGAAGGGGTGCCGGTGCTGGTGGAGGTGACGGACGTGAAGATTGCGGAGGCGCGGGAGGCGAGCCTGGAGGTGAACCTGCTGGAGGGCGCCAGCGGCGCCGTGCCCCTGCGGGCCTTCGACACCGACGGGGACCTGGCCATTGACCGGGTGGAGCTTGCCTGCGGCACGGACCCCTACAATGCCGCCAGCATCCCCGGACGCCGCGAACTGAAATGGGACCTGGCCCCCCGCCGCACGGGGGCCCAGTGGTACCGGGGCGAACTGCACGCCTACTCCGCCCACGGGATGGGCAAAGAGTCCGTGGCCCAGGTCATCGCCCGGGCGGAGCGCGAAGGCTGCGACTTCCTCGCCATCGCCGACCGCAACACCCTGGCGGCGGCGGAGGATCCCGCCTTCCGTTCCGACAAGATGACCCTGATCCCGGCCATGGAGTGGGGCCGGGACGACACGGGGGTCGCCCTGGTGTACGGGCCCCTCACCGTCCCCGATCTCCCGTCCAACTCCGCCGCCGCCCAGGCGGAATGCATCCGCGTCCAGGCCCAGGGCGGCATCTGGTCCGTCGCGCACCCCTGTTTCCCCACAAAATCCTGGCAGTGGGGACTGAGCTATGTGAACGCCGTGGAGGCCTGGTTCCGCGACTGGCGCGGCACGCCCCCCATGGCCCCCAGCGAACTCCGCGAGGATATCAAGGTCCGCAAGGACGGCAAACTGGTCCATTCCATCGCCGCCGCCGCCTCGGCCGTCGGTCTGGGGGACATGTCGGCGAACGCCCAGAACGCGCTGTTCTGGGACTACGAGCTGACGCGCGGCCTGATGGGCTGCGTCATCGGCGGCTCCGGATCGGGCAGCAAGAGCGTCCCCCTCGCCCGGCCGGTCACCTATATCCACGCCCGGGAACTCTCGCTCCCCGGTCTTCTCGAGGGGCTCCGGCTGGGCCGGACCTATGTCTCCTGCGACATGAACGGGCCGCAGCTCGGCTTTTCCGCGGACGTCCTCGGCGACGGAAAAGTGGACGTCGGCATCGGCGGCGTGGTGCCCCTCAATGTGGACATTGTCTTCGACGCCGCCGTGATCAACGGCCTCGGCAAGAAGCTCCAGGTGCTGGAGAACGGCCGCCCCATCCGCACCGTGCCCATCAACGACGACAATATCGCCATCCGGTTCCGCCGCCATCCCACCACCTACTGCACCTACCGCCTCCGCGTGATCGGGCCGGCGGACCCCAAAAAGAAGGGGTTCGGCCCCATCGAGGTCTATGCCCTGTCCAGCCCCATCTACGCCCAGGACATCACGCAGGAACTCCTCTGGCGCAACCCGGACCTGAACCCCGAAAAGACCTGGGTCCGCGTCCAGTCGGACAACGTGCAGGAGGTGGAGCTGAACGAGAACGCCCCGGTGATGGAGGCGCCCGCCTGGTAG
- a CDS encoding GntR family transcriptional regulator, which yields MTRPKHKTDAELLDMLSTVDLQSSVAVYVQIENHVQFAISSGKLKPGDQLPAVRELAERLNVNTNTVSKAYRDLVVMGLLYTRRGMGVFVASSIEDKCREDCRRRIVVRLNEVVCEAKAAGFDDKEIVEIVEKAVKLKTNPYGPVPQALMQYVNKKSRR from the coding sequence GTGACCAGACCGAAACACAAAACGGACGCGGAGCTGCTGGACATGCTCTCGACGGTTGACCTGCAGAGCAGCGTTGCCGTCTATGTCCAGATCGAAAACCATGTGCAGTTCGCCATCTCATCGGGCAAGCTGAAGCCGGGCGACCAGCTTCCCGCGGTCCGGGAGCTTGCGGAGCGGCTCAACGTCAACACCAACACCGTGTCCAAGGCCTACCGTGACCTGGTGGTCATGGGGCTGCTGTACACCCGTCGCGGCATGGGGGTGTTTGTCGCCTCCAGCATCGAGGACAAGTGCCGCGAGGACTGCCGCCGCCGCATTGTGGTGCGCCTGAACGAGGTGGTCTGCGAGGCGAAGGCCGCCGGCTTCGACGACAAGGAAATCGTTGAGATCGTCGAGAAGGCCGTCAAGCTGAAGACCAACCCCTACGGCCCCGTGCCGCAGGCGCTCATGCAGTATGTGAACAAGAAGTCCCGCCGCTGA
- a CDS encoding PhoPQ-activated pathogenicity: MPSRRNLGLSALLASLCLLTALPCASAADTLRAGNTRTALDDYVAAPDDTYAWSLVGTTEGSDYTGYVLEMTSQTWRSPDEVDKPVWKHWLEIVVPAKVTTPTALMVISGGSSRSEAPKGADANLRRAVRATGAVCAQIRNIPNQPLVFADDGKRRSEDAIIAHNWDKYLRTGDATWLTRLPMTKAVVRAMDTVQAFCAGDQGGKITVENFVVAGASKRGWTTWTTAAVDNRVIAAMPMVIDLLNLAPSFKHHYEVYGFWAPAINDYTDMRIMKWLESPEFAAMLAIVDPYSYRDRLTMPKYLMNGAGDQFFLHDSWKFYLHDLQGPTYLRYSPNSGHGLENGDPAGALIAFMRHIVDKAPFPEYAWSFPDDNTIRATASPAPKAVKLWQATNPAARDFRVDAFGRKWAATDLSPEADGAWVGRVETPPAGNTAFLVEFTFAGRGKEDFIVTTPVRVVPDTTAHTLTAQPEIWKDGFLHRQGK; encoded by the coding sequence ATGCCTTCCCGCCGAAACTTGGGGCTTTCAGCGCTTCTGGCTTCGCTCTGCCTGCTAACGGCCCTCCCGTGCGCTTCCGCTGCCGACACCCTGCGGGCCGGGAACACCCGCACCGCCCTGGATGACTACGTGGCCGCCCCGGACGACACCTATGCCTGGTCGCTGGTGGGCACCACCGAGGGGAGCGACTACACGGGCTACGTTCTTGAGATGACGTCGCAGACCTGGCGAAGCCCCGACGAGGTGGACAAGCCAGTCTGGAAGCACTGGCTGGAGATCGTCGTTCCCGCCAAGGTCACGACGCCCACGGCGCTCATGGTCATCTCCGGGGGCAGCAGCCGCAGCGAGGCCCCCAAGGGGGCGGACGCCAACCTCCGCCGCGCCGTGCGCGCCACGGGGGCGGTGTGCGCCCAGATCCGGAACATCCCCAACCAGCCGCTGGTCTTCGCCGACGACGGCAAACGCCGCAGCGAGGACGCCATCATCGCCCACAACTGGGACAAATACCTGCGCACCGGCGACGCCACCTGGCTGACCCGCCTCCCCATGACCAAGGCGGTGGTCCGCGCCATGGACACGGTGCAGGCCTTCTGCGCGGGGGACCAGGGGGGGAAGATCACGGTCGAGAATTTCGTTGTTGCGGGCGCGTCAAAGCGGGGATGGACCACCTGGACCACCGCGGCGGTGGACAACCGGGTCATCGCCGCCATGCCCATGGTGATTGACTTGCTGAACCTGGCGCCGTCCTTCAAACACCACTACGAGGTCTACGGTTTCTGGGCCCCCGCGATCAACGACTACACCGACATGCGGATCATGAAATGGCTGGAGTCCCCCGAGTTCGCCGCCATGCTGGCCATTGTGGACCCCTACAGCTACCGCGACCGCCTCACCATGCCCAAGTACCTCATGAACGGCGCCGGCGACCAGTTCTTCCTCCACGACTCCTGGAAATTCTATCTCCACGACCTCCAGGGCCCCACCTACCTCCGCTACTCCCCCAATTCCGGGCACGGCCTCGAGAACGGCGACCCCGCCGGGGCGCTGATCGCGTTCATGCGCCACATCGTGGACAAGGCGCCCTTCCCCGAATACGCCTGGTCTTTCCCGGACGACAACACCATCCGGGCCACGGCCTCGCCCGCGCCCAAGGCGGTGAAACTGTGGCAGGCCACCAACCCCGCAGCCCGGGATTTCCGCGTGGACGCCTTCGGGCGGAAATGGGCCGCGACGGACCTTTCCCCGGAAGCCGACGGGGCCTGGGTGGGCCGGGTGGAGACGCCCCCCGCGGGGAACACGGCCTTCCTCGTGGAGTTCACCTTCGCGGGAAGGGGGAAGGAGGACTTCATCGTCACCACCCCGGTCCGCGTGGTGCCCGACACAACGGCGCACACGCTCACCGCCCAGCCCGAAATCTGGAAAGACGGCTTCCTGCACCGGCAGGGGAAATAG
- a CDS encoding DUF1573 domain-containing protein, whose product MEKIEHAFVLKNAGNATLNITGVKPACGCTTAKMETQTLEPGQEVKLETTLSIKGRQGAQNKTIGVQSNDPLNPVLQLALKGSVIPKIAVTPELINLGRVMDDEPRSASFTVKSNKADLAFKIQSVEITGFESPAGPLMDFTISETEPGRAYKVDVFSKGALPPAMYNGRITVRTDCIDRAVLFLPLTCQVIGAVTIAPQTISLRAMEEPGATDTQHITVKAGRVKEFKLLEVIPPVEGIGVEITPRDDGYQVKLSNMPRKMELDGKAFTLKIDNPETPEVTLPIKVYNLTGFGRKPNTGQTPAVQTPATPPPAPVALPDAARQVVEAPAAAAPAQP is encoded by the coding sequence GTGGAGAAGATCGAACACGCGTTTGTGCTGAAAAACGCGGGCAACGCCACGCTGAACATCACGGGGGTGAAGCCCGCCTGCGGATGCACCACCGCGAAGATGGAGACGCAGACCCTGGAGCCGGGACAGGAGGTCAAGCTGGAGACCACCCTTTCCATCAAGGGGCGGCAGGGCGCGCAGAACAAGACCATCGGCGTCCAGTCAAACGACCCCCTGAACCCCGTCCTTCAGCTGGCCCTGAAGGGGTCGGTGATTCCGAAAATCGCCGTCACCCCGGAACTCATTAACCTCGGCAGGGTCATGGACGACGAGCCCCGTTCCGCCTCCTTCACCGTGAAGTCGAACAAGGCGGACCTGGCGTTCAAGATTCAGTCCGTCGAAATCACCGGGTTTGAGTCCCCCGCCGGCCCGCTGATGGACTTCACCATCTCGGAGACGGAGCCGGGACGGGCCTACAAGGTGGACGTTTTCAGCAAGGGCGCGCTGCCCCCGGCCATGTACAACGGCCGCATCACCGTCCGCACCGACTGCATTGACCGGGCCGTCCTCTTCCTCCCGCTGACCTGCCAGGTCATTGGCGCGGTCACGATCGCCCCCCAGACAATCAGCCTCCGCGCGATGGAGGAGCCGGGCGCGACAGACACGCAGCACATCACCGTCAAGGCGGGCCGCGTCAAGGAGTTCAAGCTGCTTGAGGTGATCCCGCCCGTGGAGGGCATCGGCGTGGAGATCACGCCCCGGGATGACGGATACCAGGTCAAACTGTCCAACATGCCCCGCAAGATGGAATTGGACGGAAAGGCCTTCACCCTCAAGATTGACAACCCCGAAACGCCCGAGGTGACGCTCCCCATCAAGGTGTACAACCTGACCGGTTTTGGAAGAAAGCCGAACACGGGCCAGACTCCGGCCGTCCAGACGCCCGCCACGCCGCCCCCGGCCCCGGTTGCCCTGCCGGATGCTGCCCGCCAAGTGGTTGAAGCCCCCGCAGCCGCGGCGCCCGCACAGCCCTGA
- a CDS encoding DUF1080 domain-containing protein translates to MLNRKLAVAAVLAAGLLLSGGAQAQAIAEGQWINLFDGETLYGWNVFGNAEWAVKDGAIECLKGETGFLATTSAFGDFELTLNIKVAGKGSAGIAVRTSLDGHFSETGGAAVSIPAGKAEFIPVRIVARGETVEAEVGGEKTTLTAKRPVGCIEIQHQRYHSVNQSPKITVTDVKLRPLGLNPIFNGQNLDGWSILPDHQSVFSVVDGALNIKNGNGQIETDGFYKNFLLQLDIFSNGDHLNSGVFFRSPKGVFWKGYESQVRNEWVKEDRTRPVDFGTGGVYGVNQARKVVSTDREWFSKTVVANGNHFAVWINGIQVSDYYDMRPVSAEGDGKNGYVDQAGAITLQGHDPTTDLSFKNINLQAYPGN, encoded by the coding sequence ATGTTGAACAGGAAACTTGCGGTTGCGGCCGTGCTGGCCGCCGGGCTGCTGCTGTCCGGGGGCGCGCAGGCCCAGGCCATCGCCGAGGGTCAGTGGATCAACCTTTTCGACGGGGAGACGCTGTATGGCTGGAATGTCTTCGGCAACGCCGAGTGGGCGGTGAAAGACGGCGCCATTGAGTGCCTGAAGGGCGAGACGGGCTTTCTGGCCACCACGTCGGCCTTCGGCGATTTCGAGCTGACCCTCAACATCAAGGTCGCGGGCAAGGGCTCCGCCGGCATAGCGGTGCGCACCTCGCTGGACGGGCATTTCTCCGAGACCGGCGGCGCGGCGGTCTCCATCCCCGCAGGCAAGGCCGAGTTCATCCCGGTGCGCATCGTGGCGCGCGGCGAGACGGTCGAGGCCGAGGTCGGCGGCGAGAAGACCACCCTCACCGCCAAGCGCCCCGTGGGGTGCATCGAGATCCAGCACCAGCGCTACCACAGCGTGAACCAGTCCCCGAAGATCACGGTCACCGACGTCAAACTGCGCCCCCTCGGCCTTAACCCGATCTTCAACGGCCAGAACCTCGACGGCTGGAGCATTCTCCCCGACCACCAGTCGGTGTTCTCCGTCGTGGACGGCGCGCTGAACATCAAGAACGGCAACGGCCAGATCGAGACCGACGGTTTCTACAAGAACTTCCTGCTCCAGCTCGACATCTTCTCCAACGGCGACCACCTGAACAGCGGCGTGTTCTTCCGCAGCCCCAAGGGCGTCTTCTGGAAGGGCTACGAGTCCCAGGTGCGCAATGAGTGGGTGAAGGAGGACCGCACCAGGCCGGTGGACTTCGGCACCGGCGGCGTCTACGGCGTCAACCAGGCGCGCAAGGTCGTCTCCACGGACCGCGAGTGGTTCAGCAAGACCGTGGTCGCCAACGGCAACCACTTCGCCGTGTGGATCAACGGCATCCAGGTCAGCGACTATTACGACATGCGCCCCGTCAGCGCCGAGGGCGACGGCAAGAACGGCTATGTGGACCAGGCCGGGGCCATCACCCTGCAGGGCCACGACCCGACGACGGACCTGAGTTTCAAGAACATCAACCTTCAGGCGTATCCGGGGAACTGA
- a CDS encoding branched-chain alpha-keto acid dehydrogenase subunit E2, whose product MIKEFKLPELGENVASGTLGKLLVKVGDVVAEGQNVLEIETDKAVAEIPSGVSGKITEIRVKEGAAIRPGEVVFLVETAAAPTAAAQAPEPAAAPAAVEAPKPAAPTAAPAQPAPPPAQPVAGAVPRPGLVRAAPSVRAKARELGVDLNEVPTADPSGRVTLQEVLAFARGGAAPAAAAPAAEEEAPAKPAPAAASAPAVSGGTTVEPFSAIRRKTAEHMTECWTTIPHVTHFDKADVTGLEELRKKYGKRVEAAGGRLTITSFVLKALPEVLKRFPKFNASLDMAGQQAVYKHFYNIGVAVDTPNGLLVPVIKDADRKSIVEMSVELGELAAKARERKLALENMQGGTFTVTNLGGLGGHAFTPIINAPETAILGMSRAVMEPVWAGGQFVPRLMLPFSLSYDHRLIDGADAARFLRRLIEVLEQPWVLFLEA is encoded by the coding sequence ATGATTAAGGAATTCAAGCTCCCCGAACTGGGCGAAAATGTGGCCTCCGGGACCCTGGGGAAGCTGCTGGTGAAGGTGGGTGACGTGGTCGCCGAAGGGCAGAATGTCCTGGAGATCGAAACCGACAAGGCCGTGGCGGAAATCCCCTCGGGCGTGTCGGGAAAGATCACCGAAATCCGGGTGAAGGAGGGGGCGGCGATCCGGCCCGGCGAGGTCGTCTTCCTGGTGGAGACGGCCGCCGCACCGACCGCAGCCGCGCAGGCACCCGAGCCCGCCGCCGCCCCGGCGGCGGTTGAGGCGCCCAAGCCCGCAGCGCCGACGGCGGCCCCCGCACAGCCCGCGCCCCCGCCCGCGCAGCCCGTTGCCGGAGCCGTGCCGCGTCCGGGACTGGTCCGCGCCGCGCCGTCCGTGCGCGCCAAGGCGCGCGAGCTCGGCGTTGACCTGAACGAGGTGCCCACGGCCGATCCGTCGGGCCGCGTCACGCTGCAGGAAGTGCTGGCCTTCGCCCGGGGAGGCGCGGCCCCGGCTGCCGCCGCACCGGCGGCCGAGGAGGAGGCCCCCGCGAAGCCCGCGCCCGCCGCGGCGTCCGCCCCCGCGGTTTCGGGCGGCACCACCGTGGAGCCGTTCAGCGCCATCCGCCGCAAGACAGCGGAGCACATGACCGAGTGCTGGACCACGATCCCCCACGTGACGCATTTTGACAAGGCGGACGTGACGGGACTGGAGGAACTGCGGAAGAAATACGGGAAGCGAGTGGAGGCGGCGGGGGGCAGGCTGACCATCACCAGCTTCGTGCTGAAGGCCCTGCCCGAAGTGCTGAAGCGCTTCCCGAAATTCAACGCATCCCTGGACATGGCGGGCCAGCAGGCGGTCTACAAGCACTTCTACAACATCGGCGTCGCCGTGGACACGCCCAACGGCCTGCTGGTGCCTGTCATCAAGGACGCCGACAGGAAGAGCATTGTGGAGATGTCCGTGGAGCTGGGCGAACTTGCCGCAAAGGCCCGGGAAAGGAAACTCGCCCTGGAGAACATGCAGGGCGGCACCTTCACGGTCACCAATCTGGGCGGGCTGGGCGGCCACGCCTTCACCCCCATCATCAACGCCCCCGAGACGGCCATCCTCGGCATGTCCCGCGCCGTGATGGAGCCGGTATGGGCCGGCGGACAGTTCGTGCCGCGGCTCATGCTGCCCTTCAGTCTCTCCTACGACCACCGCCTCATAGACGGCGCCGACGCCGCCCGCTTCCTCCGCCGCCTCATCGAAGTGCTGGAACAGCCTTGGGTGCTGTTTCTGGAGGCGTAG